A single genomic interval of uncultured Cohaesibacter sp. harbors:
- a CDS encoding LysE family translocator → MTIEFLLTSLFIVITPGTGMIYTLVVTLRRGLRMGLLAALGGTLSIISHITAAVLGLAALLHASAMAFQMVKFAGVAYLLFMAYKMLKDKEQFDADRLDDAPMHGPSALGIVRDGILLNLLNPKLSIFFLAFLPQFIDVNTASPMLDMVELGSIFMVMTLFVFALVGVAAASVRDKLLSRPVVMAWLKRGFAATFVALGAKLALTQR, encoded by the coding sequence ATGACCATTGAATTTCTTCTCACTTCGCTTTTCATCGTGATCACGCCGGGGACGGGCATGATCTATACGCTCGTTGTGACCTTGCGCAGAGGCTTGCGCATGGGCTTGCTGGCCGCTCTGGGGGGTACACTCTCGATTATCTCTCATATCACTGCAGCGGTGCTCGGGCTTGCTGCTCTGCTGCATGCCAGTGCAATGGCCTTTCAAATGGTCAAATTTGCAGGCGTCGCCTATCTTCTGTTCATGGCCTACAAGATGTTGAAGGACAAGGAGCAGTTTGATGCTGATCGTCTGGATGATGCGCCCATGCATGGGCCTTCAGCTCTGGGCATTGTGCGGGACGGGATTCTGCTCAATCTGCTTAACCCGAAACTGTCGATCTTCTTTCTCGCTTTTCTGCCGCAATTCATCGATGTGAACACAGCAAGTCCGATGCTCGATATGGTGGAATTGGGGAGCATCTTCATGGTGATGACGCTTTTTGTTTTCGCTCTTGTTGGTGTTGCGGCCGCCTCTGTAAGGGATAAGCTGCTGTCTCGTCCGGTTGTGATGGCGTGGTTGAAGCGTGGCTTTGCCGCGACCTTTGTGGCGCTCGGTGCGAAGCTTGCTCTGACGCAACGCTGA